The Streptomyces nitrosporeus genome includes a window with the following:
- a CDS encoding DinB family protein encodes MTWTAPDVTRTTGPLAGGEREMLAGYLAFYRDSLLLKCAGLDGRQLAEATVPPSNLTLLGLVRHMAKVERFWFRQSFAGLEVPPVYDPARGKDADYEDLDPGRAEEDYTRLVEEMRLADRAVAGAGMDDTFLWRGALCSLRMVHIHMIAEYARHVGHADLLRERLDGVTGA; translated from the coding sequence ATGACCTGGACAGCCCCTGACGTCACCCGCACCACCGGCCCCCTCGCCGGCGGCGAACGCGAAATGCTCGCCGGATACCTCGCCTTCTACCGCGACTCCCTGCTGCTCAAGTGCGCGGGCCTGGACGGCCGGCAGCTCGCCGAAGCGACGGTCCCGCCCTCCAACCTCACCCTCCTCGGCCTCGTACGGCACATGGCCAAGGTCGAACGCTTCTGGTTCCGGCAGTCGTTCGCCGGCCTGGAGGTACCGCCGGTGTACGACCCCGCCCGGGGCAAGGACGCGGACTACGAGGATCTCGACCCCGGCCGGGCGGAGGAGGACTACACCCGCCTCGTCGAGGAGATGCGCCTCGCCGACCGGGCGGTGGCCGGTGCCGGTATGGACGACACGTTCCTGTGGCGGGGTGCGCTCTGCTCACTGCGCATGGTGCACATCCACATGATCGCCGAGTACGCGCGGCACGTCGGCCACGCCGATCTGCTCAGGGAACGCCTGGACGGTGTCACCGGGGCCTGA
- a CDS encoding protein-tyrosine phosphatase family protein, which translates to MRLPSGRLVRGRGLRRPLPEGPVPAFTVQLLGRPGEPLAWETRWIRWPDFRLPSDRAAAREVLAEAWTRSASERVEVACGGGRGRTGTALACLAVLDGVPAGEAVAYVRRHYHPKAVETPWQRRFVRRFGPAR; encoded by the coding sequence ATGCGGCTTCCCTCCGGACGGCTGGTCCGGGGGCGCGGGCTTCGGCGGCCCCTGCCCGAAGGCCCTGTTCCCGCCTTCACGGTGCAGCTGCTGGGGAGGCCCGGGGAGCCCCTCGCGTGGGAGACCCGGTGGATCCGCTGGCCGGACTTCCGGCTCCCCTCCGACCGTGCGGCAGCCCGGGAGGTGCTGGCGGAGGCGTGGACGCGTTCGGCCTCGGAGCGTGTGGAGGTGGCCTGCGGCGGCGGGCGCGGGCGGACCGGGACGGCACTGGCCTGCCTGGCGGTACTCGACGGGGTCCCGGCCGGGGAGGCGGTGGCCTACGTGCGGCGGCACTACCACCCCAAGGCCGTGGAGACGCCGTGGCAACGCCGCTTCGTACGGCGCTTCGGGCCGGCGCGCTGA
- a CDS encoding PepSY domain-containing protein: MRFESPPNKSVSPRTRRLRVVGAAAGAVLAAAVVTGCGQDSGDTSAATSEAAKVMPNQSASPSGSPTGSAKLTEEQNKRKETLSAVKVPFDKAVTTAAGEVSGGKVTEIELEGVDDSSASASPSAEASGSPSPTGSPTGSPSPTGSPTGSPSPSGSSAGPKWMAHVAEEDGTAHIVTIDAVSGTVLDSAPDTGQSDADKKQLADRLAKAKQTPQQAAKAATAEKKGTVTSVDLDENDSQTLVWKVDVVTEDWKKTTFDVDAANGKITGQQVDDD, from the coding sequence ATGAGATTTGAGTCCCCACCCAACAAGTCCGTCTCCCCGCGCACCCGCCGTCTCCGCGTCGTCGGCGCCGCAGCCGGTGCCGTACTCGCCGCCGCCGTGGTGACCGGCTGTGGACAGGACAGCGGTGACACCTCCGCGGCGACGTCGGAAGCCGCGAAGGTCATGCCCAACCAGTCCGCCAGCCCCTCAGGCAGTCCCACCGGCTCGGCGAAGCTGACCGAGGAGCAGAACAAGCGCAAGGAAACGCTCTCCGCCGTCAAGGTCCCCTTCGACAAGGCGGTCACGACCGCCGCCGGCGAGGTGTCCGGCGGCAAGGTGACCGAGATCGAGCTCGAAGGCGTCGACGACAGCTCCGCGAGCGCGAGCCCGAGTGCCGAGGCGTCCGGCAGCCCGAGTCCGACCGGCAGCCCGACCGGCAGCCCCAGTCCGACCGGCAGCCCCACCGGGAGCCCCAGCCCGAGCGGATCCTCGGCGGGCCCCAAGTGGATGGCGCACGTGGCCGAGGAGGACGGCACCGCCCACATCGTGACCATCGACGCGGTGTCGGGCACCGTCCTCGACTCCGCGCCGGACACCGGGCAGAGCGACGCCGACAAGAAGCAGCTGGCCGACCGGCTCGCCAAGGCGAAGCAGACGCCGCAGCAGGCGGCCAAGGCCGCCACGGCCGAGAAGAAGGGCACGGTCACCTCCGTCGACCTCGACGAGAACGACAGCCAGACCCTGGTCTGGAAGGTCGACGTGGTCACCGAGGACTGGAAGAAGACCACCTTCGACGTGGACGCGGCGAACGGCAAGATCACCGGCCAGCAGGTCGACGACGACTGA
- a CDS encoding DUF6296 family protein: MDYPESYELIFRTAGAEDDAVVVRLTSASGAGGYPVYEDETGIVRAEISERGEVRMLASGGHQAPRVPLLARPLAPGSGPQAD; this comes from the coding sequence ATGGATTACCCGGAGAGTTACGAGCTGATATTCCGGACGGCGGGGGCCGAGGACGACGCGGTCGTCGTCCGCCTCACCTCCGCGTCGGGGGCGGGCGGATACCCGGTGTACGAGGACGAGACGGGCATCGTACGCGCGGAGATCAGCGAACGCGGTGAGGTGCGCATGCTGGCCAGCGGCGGGCACCAGGCCCCGCGCGTGCCGCTGCTGGCCCGCCCGCTGGCTCCTGGAAGCGGTCCACAGGCGGACTGA
- a CDS encoding GNAT family N-acetyltransferase codes for MTFLQRLRPGHAPALLAFEQENRGYFAASVPDRGDPYFEHFDARHAELLAEQEAGLHHFHVLTDAAGSVLGRVNLVDVAAGRAELGYRIAERAAGRGLATSAVRAVCSLAYTGYGLRELRAVTTLDNHGSLAVLARTGFVRAGKAFPGGRPGLAWTRRLGPEDG; via the coding sequence GTGACCTTCCTCCAGCGCCTGCGTCCCGGCCACGCGCCGGCCCTGCTCGCCTTCGAGCAAGAGAACCGCGGCTACTTCGCGGCTTCGGTGCCGGATCGCGGGGACCCCTATTTCGAGCACTTCGACGCGCGTCACGCGGAGCTGCTGGCCGAACAGGAGGCGGGCCTGCACCACTTCCACGTCCTGACCGACGCGGCGGGCTCGGTCCTGGGCCGGGTCAACCTCGTCGACGTGGCCGCCGGCCGGGCGGAGCTCGGGTACCGGATCGCCGAGCGGGCCGCCGGCCGGGGCCTGGCCACCTCGGCGGTGCGGGCCGTCTGCTCACTGGCGTACACCGGGTACGGGCTGCGTGAGCTGAGGGCCGTGACGACGCTCGACAACCACGGTTCGCTCGCGGTCCTGGCCCGTACGGGATTCGTACGGGCCGGCAAGGCGTTTCCGGGCGGCCGGCCCGGGCTCGCCTGGACCAGGCGGCTGGGGCCGGAGGACGGCTGA
- a CDS encoding glycoside hydrolase family 48 protein translates to MTAVAGAPAQAAALQCSVDYKTSDWGSGFTAELSLTNRGSAAINGWTVTYDYTGNQQLTNGWSGVWSQAGKTVTVKNAAWNGTVAAGAAVSTGAQFTYSGTNAAPTGFAVNGTVCAGAHQPPIAVLTSPKAGSVFTSGDPVPLAATAAAADGATISKVEFYDDTTLLGTDTTSPYTYQATGLKAGSHSVYARAYDSLGASAESPPSGITVVSGPAVVATPAQLGVQQGKTGTFDVSLSTAPSSNVTVTVARSAGNTGLSVTGGASLTFTPSNWSTAQKVTIAADASGSGAATFTVSAPGHGKAEVVVTQLDAAKEYDARFLDLYGKITDPANGYFSPEGIPYHSVETLIVEAPDHGHETTSEAYSYLIWLQAMYGKLTGDWTRFNGAWDTMETYMIPTHADQPTNSAYNASKPATYAPEHDTPNEYPAVLNGSASSGADPIAAELKSAYGTDDVYGMHWIQDVDNVYGYGNTPGKCSAGPTETGPSYINTFQRGPQESVWETVTHPTCDNFSYGGDNGYLDLFTGDASYAKQWKFTNAPDADARAVQAAYWADVWAEEQGKEDEVAETVGKAAKMGDYLRYSMFDKYFKKVGNCVGPTACPAGTGKDSAHYLMSWYYAWGGATDTSAAWSWRIGSSHAHGGYQNPMAAYALSSVADLKPKSATGQQDWAKSLDRQLDFYQWLQSDEGAIAGGATNSWQGRYAQPPAGTPTFYGMYYDEKPVYHDPPSNQWFGFQAWSMERVAEYYHESGDAQAKAVLDKWVDWALSETTVNPDGTYLMPSTLRWSGAPDTWNASSPGDNAGLHVTVADYTNDVGVAGAYARTLTYYAAKSGDAEAKATAEALLDGMWEHYQDDFGIAVPETRADYNRFDDPVYVPNGWTGVMPNGDTVDNDSTFLSIRSFYKDDPNWPKVQAYLDGGAAPVFTYHRFWAQADIALALGAYGDLLE, encoded by the coding sequence ATGACCGCCGTAGCGGGTGCCCCGGCCCAGGCCGCCGCGTTGCAGTGCAGCGTCGACTACAAGACCAGTGACTGGGGTTCGGGATTCACCGCCGAGCTCTCGCTCACCAACCGCGGCTCCGCCGCGATCAACGGCTGGACCGTGACGTACGACTACACGGGCAACCAGCAGCTCACCAACGGCTGGAGCGGCGTCTGGTCGCAGGCCGGCAAGACCGTCACCGTGAAGAACGCGGCCTGGAACGGCACCGTCGCAGCCGGTGCGGCCGTTTCGACGGGGGCTCAGTTCACCTACAGCGGTACCAACGCCGCGCCGACCGGATTCGCCGTCAACGGCACCGTCTGCGCGGGGGCCCACCAGCCGCCGATCGCGGTCCTGACCTCTCCTAAAGCCGGTTCCGTCTTCACGTCCGGCGATCCGGTGCCGCTGGCGGCGACCGCGGCGGCCGCCGACGGCGCCACGATCAGCAAGGTCGAGTTCTACGACGACACGACCCTGCTCGGCACCGACACCACCTCCCCCTACACCTACCAGGCGACGGGACTGAAGGCCGGCAGCCACTCCGTGTACGCCAGGGCCTACGACAGCCTCGGCGCCTCCGCGGAGTCACCGCCCTCCGGCATCACCGTCGTCTCCGGTCCGGCGGTCGTCGCCACCCCGGCCCAGCTCGGCGTCCAGCAGGGCAAGACGGGGACGTTCGACGTGTCGCTGTCCACGGCGCCCTCCTCGAACGTCACCGTCACGGTCGCCCGGTCCGCCGGCAACACCGGACTGAGCGTCACCGGCGGGGCTAGCCTCACCTTCACCCCCTCCAACTGGTCCACCGCCCAGAAGGTGACGATCGCCGCCGACGCCTCGGGCAGCGGCGCGGCGACGTTCACCGTGTCGGCCCCCGGCCACGGCAAGGCCGAGGTCGTCGTGACCCAGCTGGACGCGGCCAAGGAGTACGACGCCCGCTTCCTCGACCTGTACGGGAAGATCACCGACCCGGCGAACGGCTACTTCTCACCGGAGGGCATCCCCTACCACTCCGTGGAGACGCTGATCGTCGAGGCCCCCGACCACGGGCACGAGACGACGTCGGAGGCCTACAGCTACCTGATCTGGCTCCAGGCCATGTACGGGAAGCTCACCGGTGACTGGACCAGGTTCAACGGTGCGTGGGACACCATGGAGACGTACATGATCCCCACCCACGCCGATCAGCCCACCAACTCCGCCTACAACGCCTCGAAGCCGGCCACCTACGCGCCCGAGCACGACACCCCGAACGAGTACCCCGCGGTCCTCAACGGATCCGCGTCCTCCGGCGCCGACCCGATCGCGGCCGAGCTGAAGAGCGCCTACGGCACCGACGACGTCTACGGCATGCACTGGATTCAGGACGTCGACAACGTCTACGGATACGGCAACACGCCCGGGAAGTGCTCGGCCGGTCCCACCGAGACCGGACCGTCCTACATCAACACCTTCCAGCGCGGCCCGCAGGAGTCGGTCTGGGAGACCGTCACCCACCCGACCTGCGACAACTTCAGCTACGGCGGCGACAACGGCTACCTCGACCTGTTCACCGGGGACGCCTCCTACGCCAAGCAGTGGAAGTTCACCAACGCCCCCGACGCCGACGCGCGCGCCGTCCAGGCCGCGTACTGGGCGGACGTCTGGGCCGAGGAGCAGGGCAAGGAGGACGAGGTCGCCGAGACCGTCGGCAAGGCGGCGAAGATGGGCGACTACCTCCGCTACTCCATGTTCGACAAGTACTTCAAGAAGGTCGGCAACTGCGTCGGCCCGACCGCCTGCCCGGCGGGCACCGGCAAGGACAGCGCGCACTACCTGATGTCCTGGTACTACGCCTGGGGCGGAGCCACCGACACCTCGGCCGCCTGGTCGTGGAGGATCGGCTCCAGCCACGCCCACGGCGGATACCAGAACCCGATGGCGGCCTACGCCCTCAGCTCGGTCGCCGACCTCAAGCCCAAGTCGGCCACCGGACAGCAGGACTGGGCCAAGAGCCTGGACCGCCAGCTGGACTTCTACCAGTGGCTCCAGTCCGACGAAGGCGCCATCGCGGGCGGCGCGACCAACAGCTGGCAGGGCCGCTACGCCCAGCCGCCGGCCGGTACGCCGACCTTCTACGGCATGTACTACGACGAGAAGCCCGTCTACCACGACCCGCCGTCCAACCAGTGGTTCGGCTTCCAGGCGTGGTCCATGGAGCGCGTCGCGGAGTACTACCACGAGTCGGGCGACGCCCAGGCCAAGGCCGTACTGGACAAGTGGGTCGACTGGGCCCTGTCCGAGACGACCGTCAACCCGGACGGCACCTACCTCATGCCGTCGACCCTCCGGTGGTCCGGGGCGCCGGACACCTGGAACGCGTCGTCCCCGGGCGACAACGCCGGACTCCATGTCACGGTCGCCGACTACACCAACGACGTCGGTGTCGCCGGCGCGTACGCCAGGACCCTGACGTACTACGCGGCCAAGTCCGGTGACGCGGAGGCCAAGGCCACGGCCGAGGCGCTGCTCGACGGTATGTGGGAGCACTACCAGGACGACTTCGGCATCGCGGTGCCCGAGACGCGCGCCGACTACAACCGGTTCGACGACCCGGTGTATGTGCCCAACGGCTGGACGGGCGTCATGCCCAACGGCGACACCGTGGACAACGACTCGACGTTCCTGTCCATCCGCTCCTTCTACAAGGACGACCCGAACTGGCCCAAGGTGCAGGCATACCTGGACGGCGGCGCCGCCCCGGTCTTCACCTACCACCGGTTCTGGGCGCAGGCCGACATCGCACTGGCTCTGGGGGCGTACGGCGATCTCCTGGAGTGA
- a CDS encoding mycothiol transferase, which translates to MNSAGIFADAFGRIREAVHETVEGLPPGLLNARPDDGANSVAWLVWHLTRVQDDHVSDAAGTEQIWTSRGWSSRFALPLPEDSTGYGHTDAQAGSVRVESGDLLLGYHDAVHEQTLAFVHGLDGRALDRVVDESWSPPVTLGVRLISVVCDDLQHVGQAAFVRGVLSRR; encoded by the coding sequence ATGAACAGCGCTGGGATTTTCGCCGACGCTTTCGGGCGCATTCGGGAAGCGGTGCACGAGACGGTCGAGGGCCTTCCGCCCGGTCTGCTCAACGCCCGCCCGGACGACGGGGCCAACTCCGTGGCCTGGCTGGTGTGGCACCTCACCCGGGTCCAGGACGACCACGTCTCGGACGCGGCCGGGACCGAGCAGATCTGGACCTCGCGCGGCTGGTCCTCCCGCTTCGCGCTGCCGCTCCCCGAGGACTCCACCGGCTACGGCCACACCGACGCGCAGGCCGGCTCCGTGCGGGTGGAGTCGGGCGACCTGCTGCTCGGTTACCACGACGCCGTCCACGAGCAGACCCTCGCCTTCGTCCACGGACTCGACGGCCGGGCCCTGGACCGTGTCGTGGACGAGTCCTGGTCGCCGCCCGTGACCCTCGGGGTACGGCTGATCAGCGTGGTCTGCGACGACCTGCAGCACGTCGGCCAGGCGGCCTTCGTCCGGGGCGTGCTGAGCCGCCGTTGA
- a CDS encoding alpha/beta fold hydrolase, giving the protein MPQPAAPPSPSVTVPGAIERLVDVPGGRIHLIEQGTGPLVLLVHGFPETSYSWRHQLPVLAEAGYRAAAVDVRGYGRSFAPAPVEAYRMTALVADNVAVLHALGERTATVVGHDWGSSIAANSALLRPDLFTAAAFLSVPYSPWSPVRPTDGFARIGGDEEFYVSYFQQPGRAEAEIEPDVRGWLAGFYTSLSAGTMPPPDQGSPFFVPAGARMRDRFARGPLPSWLTEAGLDVYSAEFERTGLTGALNRYRNVDRDWEDLAAWNGAVLTQPSLFIGGALDSSTTWLADAVAAYPTTLPGLVSSHILEGCGHWIQQERATEVGALLTEWLHTVHA; this is encoded by the coding sequence ATGCCGCAGCCCGCCGCCCCGCCGAGCCCTTCCGTGACCGTCCCCGGAGCGATCGAGCGGCTCGTGGACGTTCCCGGAGGCAGGATCCACCTGATCGAGCAGGGCACCGGCCCGCTCGTCCTCCTCGTCCACGGCTTCCCCGAGACCTCCTACTCCTGGAGGCACCAGCTCCCGGTACTGGCCGAGGCGGGATACCGTGCCGCCGCCGTCGATGTACGCGGCTACGGACGCTCGTTCGCGCCGGCTCCCGTGGAGGCGTACCGGATGACCGCCCTCGTCGCGGACAACGTCGCCGTCCTGCATGCCCTGGGGGAGCGGACGGCGACCGTCGTCGGGCACGACTGGGGGTCGTCCATCGCCGCGAACAGCGCGCTGCTGCGCCCCGACCTCTTCACCGCCGCCGCCTTCCTCAGCGTCCCCTACTCCCCGTGGAGCCCGGTGCGGCCCACCGACGGCTTCGCCCGCATCGGAGGGGACGAGGAGTTCTACGTCAGCTACTTCCAGCAGCCGGGCAGGGCCGAGGCCGAGATCGAGCCCGATGTGCGGGGCTGGCTCGCCGGCTTCTACACCTCGCTCTCGGCCGGCACCATGCCGCCGCCGGACCAGGGCAGCCCCTTCTTCGTGCCGGCCGGGGCGCGGATGCGTGACCGGTTCGCCCGCGGACCTCTGCCGTCCTGGCTCACCGAAGCCGGACTCGACGTGTACAGCGCCGAGTTCGAACGGACCGGTCTGACCGGTGCGCTCAACCGCTACCGCAACGTCGACCGGGACTGGGAGGACCTGGCCGCCTGGAACGGGGCGGTCCTCACCCAGCCCTCCCTCTTCATCGGCGGCGCGCTCGACTCGTCCACCACCTGGCTGGCCGACGCCGTCGCCGCCTACCCCACGACCCTCCCGGGCCTGGTCTCCTCGCACATCCTGGAGGGGTGCGGACACTGGATCCAGCAGGAACGCGCCACGGAGGTCGGAGCCCTGCTGACCGAGTGGCTGCACACCGTGCACGCGTGA
- a CDS encoding DUF5133 domain-containing protein yields the protein MLMANPATLRKLVKRYEALRTAHARLGTSESSRHLEDVSYTLCVTTGTRTVPDALIAAETQLRAAPPGFPAEVELTA from the coding sequence GTGCTGATGGCCAACCCCGCGACCCTGCGGAAACTCGTCAAGCGCTACGAGGCCCTGCGAACCGCCCACGCACGGCTCGGGACGTCGGAGAGCAGCCGCCATCTCGAGGACGTCTCCTACACGCTGTGCGTCACCACCGGGACGAGGACCGTGCCCGACGCGCTGATCGCGGCGGAGACGCAGCTGCGCGCGGCGCCGCCCGGCTTCCCGGCAGAAGTGGAACTCACCGCCTGA